One stretch of Terriglobia bacterium DNA includes these proteins:
- a CDS encoding PadR family transcriptional regulator codes for MKQNSKPDFLPGTLEMLVLKTLSRGANHGWGIAQHIQQVSQGALRTGEGSLYPALQRLLLDGYVEAEWGASENNRRARYYRITPAGRKRLAAEKRSFDSLLAAIARVMEDSA; via the coding sequence ATGAAACAGAATTCGAAACCTGATTTCCTTCCGGGCACGCTCGAAATGCTCGTTTTGAAGACGCTCAGCCGCGGCGCCAACCACGGCTGGGGCATCGCGCAACATATCCAGCAGGTCTCCCAGGGCGCGCTGCGGACCGGCGAAGGCTCGCTCTACCCGGCGCTGCAACGCCTGCTGCTGGACGGGTACGTCGAAGCCGAATGGGGCGCCTCGGAAAACAACCGCCGGGCGCGATACTATCGGATCACGCCGGCGGGCCGCAAACGGCTGGCGGCGGAGAAGCGCAGCTTCGACTCCCTGCTGGCCGCCATAGCGCGAGTAATGGAGGATTCTGCGTGA
- a CDS encoding ADOP family duplicated permease, with amino-acid sequence MRLRNRIRYLARRRRLDADLAEELRLHREMAENAALRAGATPEGARREANLAFGSEAIALEDSRAVWRFAWIESVAQDVRFALRGFRRTPGFALTVICTLALGLGMLATAFSVFNALVLRPFAVKEPYSLYSFLGWGETKGQYQTRPFSWSAFKDFRRRNGAFSDVLGFADVDSGTETIKSVQAVTGNYFTMLGGRICMGRPILESDDVPGDTVAVASFAAWKSVLGADPNAVGRTVRLGNKPVEVVGVACPEFNGLEERRIDFWVSLPLSGVFDLSRGTEPEELSVVGRLRPGMTREGAEAALAAYGRQVYPTWRYGKQPESATLQQSASIYQLNRDSIQVFLPVFAAFGLILLIACANVSNMMLARGLARQREIGIRIALGAGRARMLRQLLTEGLLLAVPAAVAAYWVAHGVIRAAFWLQVNVLHITNNRWQLTLWNSAPDWRVFVFLLGIASAATLVFGLVPALHTLRSRLVEVNRGEFADYRPARLRSALVVAQVTVCALLLISAGVTLRGERRIVSQDVGADMGGVFTIMPIRRVSDSDLISGSTVGRIMLERLTSLPEKEPVGVCRFAPGQKWSPRWKQPKFKSGTRIAGIPFNRVSPEYFNILRVPIRGRNFSTEEAETEAPVAIVSEAAAQRLWFRGDALGQLLDLSEQGESKPLGEPPFRFVRVVGVVRDSRFLLDTDGPDGRAQGVVYFPAGLRTQSYSMIIVRMTGDPNSGRRTLEKALNEVVRLPNGALNPVQTSLDRYLYPYRALLAIAGFLGALALALTVSGIFGVCSYTVAQRRKEFGIRMALGAGQARVTGMVLWQSLRLVAVGAGLGTVAALALARVTAHYGWYRAGITFSMTQLDVFDPAGYIAGALVVIAAAIASAWVPAKRAVSVEPVQTLRCD; translated from the coding sequence GTGAGACTCCGGAATCGCATACGCTACCTGGCGCGCCGTCGCCGGCTCGACGCCGACCTTGCCGAGGAGCTTCGGCTTCACCGCGAAATGGCGGAGAACGCTGCCCTGCGTGCGGGCGCCACCCCCGAGGGCGCCAGGCGCGAAGCGAACCTGGCATTCGGAAGCGAGGCGATCGCCCTCGAAGACAGCCGCGCCGTGTGGCGTTTTGCCTGGATCGAGTCCGTGGCGCAGGACGTGCGCTTCGCGCTGCGCGGTTTTCGCAGAACCCCGGGCTTCGCGCTGACCGTGATCTGCACGCTGGCCCTGGGGTTGGGAATGCTGGCGACCGCCTTCAGCGTGTTCAACGCCCTGGTGCTGCGGCCTTTCGCGGTGAAGGAACCCTACTCGCTGTATTCGTTCCTCGGCTGGGGTGAGACAAAGGGACAATACCAGACGCGGCCGTTCAGCTGGAGCGCGTTCAAGGATTTCCGCCGGCGGAACGGGGCATTCTCCGATGTCCTGGGTTTCGCCGACGTGGACTCCGGGACGGAGACGATTAAGTCCGTGCAGGCGGTCACGGGCAACTATTTCACCATGCTGGGCGGGCGCATCTGTATGGGCCGCCCGATCCTGGAAAGCGACGACGTGCCGGGCGACACCGTAGCCGTGGCCAGCTTCGCCGCCTGGAAAAGCGTGCTCGGCGCCGACCCCAACGCGGTGGGACGCACAGTGCGGCTCGGCAACAAGCCCGTCGAGGTGGTCGGCGTCGCTTGCCCGGAGTTCAACGGTCTCGAGGAAAGGCGCATCGATTTCTGGGTTTCGCTGCCGCTTTCCGGCGTTTTCGACCTTTCCCGCGGGACGGAGCCCGAGGAGTTGTCCGTGGTGGGACGTCTCAGGCCCGGGATGACGCGGGAAGGCGCCGAGGCGGCATTGGCGGCTTATGGCCGCCAGGTCTATCCCACCTGGCGGTACGGGAAGCAGCCGGAGAGCGCAACGCTTCAGCAGAGCGCGTCCATTTATCAGCTCAACCGGGACAGCATCCAGGTGTTCTTGCCGGTCTTCGCCGCCTTCGGGCTGATCTTACTGATCGCCTGCGCAAACGTTTCCAACATGATGCTGGCGCGCGGACTGGCGCGGCAGCGCGAAATCGGAATCCGCATCGCGCTCGGCGCGGGCCGCGCGAGAATGCTCCGCCAGCTCCTGACGGAGGGGCTGCTGCTGGCGGTTCCGGCCGCGGTGGCGGCCTACTGGGTGGCCCACGGCGTCATCCGGGCCGCGTTCTGGCTTCAAGTTAACGTTCTGCATATAACCAACAACAGATGGCAACTCACGCTCTGGAACAGCGCGCCGGACTGGCGGGTGTTCGTCTTTCTGCTGGGAATCGCCAGCGCAGCAACGCTCGTATTCGGCCTGGTTCCCGCCCTCCACACGCTGCGCTCCCGTCTGGTGGAGGTGAATCGCGGCGAATTCGCCGACTACCGCCCCGCCCGCCTGCGCAGCGCGCTGGTGGTCGCGCAGGTGACGGTGTGCGCGCTGCTCCTGATATCGGCGGGAGTGACGCTGCGCGGTGAACGGCGTATCGTCTCACAAGATGTTGGTGCCGATATGGGCGGAGTCTTCACGATCATGCCCATACGCAGGGTCTCGGATTCCGACCTAATCTCCGGCTCGACAGTGGGCCGAATTATGTTGGAACGGCTGACATCGCTTCCGGAGAAGGAACCGGTGGGCGTTTGCCGCTTCGCTCCGGGGCAAAAGTGGTCACCGAGATGGAAGCAGCCGAAATTCAAGAGCGGAACCCGAATCGCCGGCATACCGTTCAATCGGGTTTCGCCGGAGTACTTCAACATCCTCCGCGTGCCGATTCGCGGGCGGAATTTCTCTACGGAGGAGGCTGAGACCGAAGCGCCGGTGGCGATTGTCAGCGAAGCCGCGGCCCAGCGTCTCTGGTTCCGCGGCGATGCGTTGGGACAGTTGCTGGATCTTTCGGAGCAGGGAGAATCGAAGCCATTGGGTGAACCGCCCTTTCGCTTCGTGCGGGTAGTGGGCGTCGTGCGGGATTCGCGCTTTCTTTTGGATACGGACGGGCCCGATGGACGGGCGCAAGGCGTGGTTTATTTCCCAGCCGGGCTGCGAACACAGAGCTACTCTATGATCATCGTGCGGATGACCGGCGACCCCAATTCCGGGCGCCGCACGCTGGAAAAGGCGCTGAATGAGGTGGTGCGCCTACCTAACGGCGCGTTGAATCCTGTGCAAACGTCGTTGGACAGGTACCTATACCCCTACCGGGCGTTGCTCGCGATCGCCGGATTTCTGGGCGCGCTGGCGCTGGCGCTGACCGTCTCCGGCATTTTCGGCGTGTGCTCGTACACGGTTGCGCAGCGAAGGAAGGAATTCGGAATTCGAATGGCGCTGGGAGCGGGCCAGGCGCGCGTGACAGGCATGGTGCTGTGGCAGTCATTGCGGCTGGTTGCGGTTGGCGCGGGCCTCGGCACGGTGGCAGCGCTGGCGTTGGCGCGGGTGACAGCCCATTACGGCTGGTACCGGGCCGGGATTACCTTCTCCATGACGCAACTCGACGTTTTCGATCCGGCCGGCTATATCGCCGGCGCTCTGGTGGTAATAGCCGCGGCGATCGCTTCAGCGTGGGTGCCGGCAAAACGGGCCGTGAGCGTGGAGCCCGTGCAAACGCTGCGTTGCGATTGA